TTGCAATGACCAGGGCGCGGGTCCGGCCAGGTTGCCGGGCCCATGCGTCTGAAGGACGGCGGGACGTCAGGCGGTCCGTCCGCAGCGCCTACTCCGGGGATTGCCCGGCGTCGGGTGCCGGTTCCAGTTCAGTCACCTCGAACTCGATCCGAACCTCGTCGGCCAACCGCAACGCGCCCAAGAACGCGCTGTAGGGCTTGATTCCCCAAACGGATTGCGTGACGGTTGCCCAGCCATGCAGCAGCGCACCGCCATTGGCGCCGCCGTGAACCGTCACCGGGTGAGTCGAGCCCTTGAGGGTGAGGTCCCCGGTGATCTCGAACGACCCAGGCGTTCCCGCGATCCGGGTGGAGCGGAAGGTGATCACGGGATGCCGGGCGGTGTGCAACAGGGCCTCGCCCCCCAGCGTCCGTTTGATCTCGGCCCGGTCGGAATCGGTGAGTGGCTTCAGCCCGCCCGTCCCCTCCCGGACGTCCAGCGAGCCCGTCTCGATCGTCACGGTCACCGACGACTTCTCTGGATCGCCGACGACTACCGTCGCGTCCCCGGACCATCGGGTGGCCTCGATCGTAAGGTCGTGTCCCGCCCTGCGGCCGAGCCCGGTCCGGCTGGTCTTGATCAGCAGCCGGCCGGTCGACGGTCCGAGGCGGTAGTTTCCGTCGGTCAGTGTCACAGCGCTCACTGTACGTGGCGGGTGCGGCCAGACTTTCGAGGCACCCGTTCCGGCGCGTCCGATCCGCTCAAGTCTGGCGCACCGGTTCGTACACCTCCTGGCCGAGCCCGAACGTCCAGGCCACGCCCTCCTTCGCGGTCCTTGTCGTGGGCGGCACACGCAGCCAGTACGTACGGTGCGTGCCGTCCGGCTCGGGGGTGGAGTTGACCACCTCGACCATCACCACGTCCTCGTCGCCCTCGAGGGCGATCCGCCAGAGGATGCCGGTCTCGTCGCGGTGCACCGGCCGGGCATCCGACTCGCTCAGATAGCGGTCGTAGCCGTAGAACTCCAGCATCACGCGGCGCAACTCCGCGTTCTCCTCGGCCCGTATGTGTGCGGGGGTCAGTGAAGCCAGCTCGTCGAGGAACGCGGCGGATACCGGCATGCCCCGCCACGCGTACAGCGCGAAGTCGTCCGGGAAGGCCAGGGCCGGGCCGTCGCCACGGTCGAGGCGTCCGTCCTCGTCGCGATGCAGCTCAACCGGTCGCTCGCTGATGACCACCACGTTTTCGTAAGGCCACCACCATCCGGCGTTCCTGGCCACTTGCGCCAGTCCCGAGAGCCGCTCGCCACGGCCGTCGAACGCCGCGAGCCAGGCCGCGTCGTGCTGGCCGAGCACCGCGTCGAGGAGACGCAACCGCACGTCGGACTCGTCTTCCGGGCGCTCCACGAGCTCCGCGACGATTCCTGTACGTATCCGCTCGGCCAGTTCCCTCGTGGTGTCCCACAACTGCGCGCCGGTCGCCGACCACAGCGCGCACCAGCCCTGGGGACCCAACTCGTCGTGCAGACGGCGTCGCTCATCGGCCCATGGCCGGGTGCGGATCTCGTCGCGCACTGCTCCAGTCGCTCCTCCAGGCCGAAGGCATGCCGCTGGCCGGCTACGCCGAGCGCTTCGGCACCGCGCCGCCTGCGGTCCTCCCACCCCGACATCTACGCCGCCGGGGACGTCGCGAGCGCGTTCCACCCGCTGCTCGGCAAGCACATCCGCGTCGAACACTGGGCCAACGCCCTCAACCAGCCCCAGACCGCGGCCAGGGCCATGCTCGGCCAGGACGTGATCTACGACCGTATTCCGTACTTCTTCACCGACCAGTACGACCTGGGCATGGAGTATTCCGGCTCCGTCGAGCCCGGCGGCTGCGACCAGGTGGTCTTCCGCGGCAGGCCCGAGACCCGCGAGTTCGTCGCCTTCTGGCTCGGCGACCGGAGTCGGGTACTTGCGGGCATGAACGTCAACGTCTGGGACGTCATCGAGTCGATCCGCGCCCTCGTGACCTCCGGTCACCCGGTCGACCCCGCGCGGCTCGCCGACCCCGACGTACCTCTGACCGACCTTCTCGACCGCACCGATACCACTGGGTGACACCGGACAAGGTGGATCGGCCGGCCATGGTCGCGGGAGCGGGCGGGCGGCGATGGGAGAGCCATCCCACCGCCGCCCGCCTGCCGGGACACCGGATTGGTGAGTCCGCCGAGATCAGACCAGCGGGGCCGGGAACGTCGGGTACTCCACCCCGGAGACATGCTGGACGACGCGGATGACCTGGCAGGAGTAGCCGAACTCGTTGTCGTACCACAGGTAGAGGATCGCGTTGTCACCGTCGACCTTGGTGGCGCCCGCGTCGACGATCGAGGCGTGGCGCGAACCGATGAAGTCGCTCGAAACCGCGTCGGGGGCGGTGGTGAAGTCGATCTGGCGCTTGAGCGGCGAGGTCAGCGACACATGGCGGAGGTAGTCGAGCACCTCTTCGCGGGTGGTCTCGCGGCCGAGCCGCAGACTGAGGATCGCGATCGAGACGTCCGGCACCGGCACGCGGATCGAACTGCCGGTGATCGGCGCCTTGAGGTCGGGCAGCGCCTTGGCGACGGCGGAGGCGGCACCCGTCTCGGTGATGACCATATTCAGGGGCGCCGAGCGGCCGCGACGGTCGGCCTTGTGGTAGTTGTCCAGCAGGTTCTGATCGTTGGTGAACGAGTGGACGGTCTCCACGTGGCCGCGCAGGACGCCGTACTCGTCCGCCATCGCCTTCAGCGGCGGAACGATCGCGTTCGTGGTGCACGAGGCGCAGGACAGGATCTGCTCGTCCGGCTTGATCATGTCGTGGTTGACGCCGTGCACGATGTTGGGGACGTCACCCTTGCCCGGCGCGGTCAGGACGACCTTGTCGATGCCGGGGCGCAGGTGCTCCGACAGACCCTCGCGGTCGCGCCACCTGCCGGTGTTGTCGATGAGGATGGCGTCCTTGATTCCGTACGCCGTGTAATCGACCTCGGACGGATCGTTGGCGTAGATCACCTTGATCTCGTTGCCGTTGGCGACGATCGTGCTGTTCGCCTCGTCGACAGTGATGGTGCCCTGGAACTGGCCGTGGATGGAGTCGCGGCGCAGCAGCGAGGCGCGCTTGACGATGTCCTGGTCGCCGCCCTGGCGGACGACGATGGCACGCAGCCGCAGGCCGTTGCCGGATCCGGCCTTCTCGATGAGCAGGCGGGCGACGAGACGACCGATACGGCCGAACCCGTAGAGGACGACATCGCGCGGCTCGCGGCGCTCGATCTTGTTGACACCCGTGGCGCCGACGACGGCCTTGGCGGTGAACTCCTTCACCGACAGACCGCGGTCGTCGGTCTTGTACGTCGCGGCGAGCATGCCTATGTCGATCTGGGACGGGCCGAGATCGAGCGCGGTGAGAGCCTGCAGGAACGGCAGCGTCTCGGTGACCGAGAGCTCCTCACCGTCGATCTGCCGGGCGAATCGGTGG
This window of the Streptomyces sp. SLBN-118 genome carries:
- a CDS encoding DUF6745 domain-containing protein, with protein sequence MLAEQRVERARDVPGGVDVGVGGPQAARCRSARRSRPAACLRPGGATGAVRDEIRTRPWADERRRLHDELGPQGWCALWSATGAQLWDTTRELAERIRTGIVAELVERPEDESDVRLRLLDAVLGQHDAAWLAAFDGRGERLSGLAQVARNAGWWWPYENVVVISERPVELHRDEDGRLDRGDGPALAFPDDFALYAWRGMPVSAAFLDELASLTPAHIRAEENAELRRVMLEFYGYDRYLSESDARPVHRDETGILWRIALEGDEDVVMVEVVNSTPEPDGTHRTYWLRVPPTTRTAKEGVAWTFGLGQEVYEPVRQT
- a CDS encoding glyceraldehyde-3-phosphate dehydrogenase, which encodes MTVNDDSFTNWKNREEIAESMIPIIGKLHRERDVTVLLHSRSLVNKSVVSILKTHRFARQIDGEELSVTETLPFLQALTALDLGPSQIDIGMLAATYKTDDRGLSVKEFTAKAVVGATGVNKIERREPRDVVLYGFGRIGRLVARLLIEKAGSGNGLRLRAIVVRQGGDQDIVKRASLLRRDSIHGQFQGTITVDEANSTIVANGNEIKVIYANDPSEVDYTAYGIKDAILIDNTGRWRDREGLSEHLRPGIDKVVLTAPGKGDVPNIVHGVNHDMIKPDEQILSCASCTTNAIVPPLKAMADEYGVLRGHVETVHSFTNDQNLLDNYHKADRRGRSAPLNMVITETGAASAVAKALPDLKAPITGSSIRVPVPDVSIAILSLRLGRETTREEVLDYLRHVSLTSPLKRQIDFTTAPDAVSSDFIGSRHASIVDAGATKVDGDNAILYLWYDNEFGYSCQVIRVVQHVSGVEYPTFPAPLV
- a CDS encoding YceI family protein; translation: MTLTDGNYRLGPSTGRLLIKTSRTGLGRRAGHDLTIEATRWSGDATVVVGDPEKSSVTVTIETGSLDVREGTGGLKPLTDSDRAEIKRTLGGEALLHTARHPVITFRSTRIAGTPGSFEITGDLTLKGSTHPVTVHGGANGGALLHGWATVTQSVWGIKPYSAFLGALRLADEVRIEFEVTELEPAPDAGQSPE